The following are from one region of the Cataglyphis hispanica isolate Lineage 1 chromosome 16, ULB_Chis1_1.0, whole genome shotgun sequence genome:
- the LOC126855645 gene encoding fibrillin-2-like isoform X1, with product MNGLTVCLVLLSTMPGILGNCPAVQPPQGGIVREKILQNGTLQVIYSCEPSRRLKGHKVMTCTSDGWDHPIPKCVPRDNKVFRHFPNDFYLGDQPIVSDGSELQTADEYLKASNKTNELKKRKKTKDGKKRKKKRKKPAREKSLSKSPTSRRLNETVVSQLDISCFAKALGKRLIKAPTIEHAYLAKYARRKNVLPPYNRYLVAVYECADGYMLVDSTTDRLFCSNGTWLGRRPKCVRESQLSIGKVKRCDQGTGECEHVCEDTPTGIKCSCFDGFRAKGSSCIDIDECAEGITKCADICRNEPGSYSCDCHRGFQLGTDGHSCQDINECLSNNGHGPCQGSCRNLIDGYECSCADIPGYKLAADNHTCEDIDECALNNANCSHLCLNTPGSVFCLCPDGFYLTNDWKTCQDIDECKTTPMICTEDTACENTVGSYKCISRVHPNMVTKILREEDYDNKSEDDNEDDSDDDNDYGEEITEVPQNPHKCEDGFERNENFECVDINECDENESHGCQHECVNEPGRYRCICHDGYSLAEDGATCKDVDECMDRSRHLCSHICLNIIGAYTCECPPGFALMKDNATCEEQRNCTSLKNLCSHICEDTEDGPRCVCPIGYQLLDDRSTCSDVDECLENEHDCSHECVNIPGSYHCACPRDMKILEDGLTCGDFTCSRGLRRNEDDGECEDIDECLEGDHECSHLCHNEYASYHCSCPSRWILEDDGLTCTRIDPCFNSSCSHSCVTIDTSYRCECPAGYSLDVDGNTCKDEDECENETANDCSHDCKNLEGSYSCSCPTGFELGEDNRTCIAVIQDECTESQENNNCTCPTGYSRKERICEDIDECQDENVIHKCSHDCINTKGSYLCECPSGWRLQEDSRTCEQLSDDPCAQDHGCSHTCEQNDGRIRCSCPEGHELRDDEKTCRDIDECSDRSHTCSHTCINTEGAYRCECPSGFQLNNDERNCEDIDECLFEDTGCSHGCLNTNATFSCTCPEGYELLDDGRICEDINECIQNNGGCSHLCANTDGGVECACPDNYKLLKDDGKTCVEINACWIDNGGCSHFCQHENGRASCSCPLGMILSEDEATCAYENECLNKNNGGCSHLCYYEDGNVTCACPSGMILAEDQKICVREDGCKIDNGGCSHSCHDHEDGNVTCSCPEEMILSEDDDTLCVPRNLCSIDNGGCSDICVFAEGSIVCECPDGYRLSSPDNATCADIDECLELRDNCTHQCVNAPGSFDCFCNVGFTHNLQDPTLCDDINECEIENAGCSHSCVNLVGSFECLCPAEYILEQNNRTCILMDGCKRDNGNCSHYCHQEEDPDKVANSSISCSCPPGFRLKHDFRSCEDMDECEEFENDVESSCSHTCVNTEGGYRCECPAGYILMSDDGKKCVDVDECLTDRHNCTHECVNLLGGYTCACHEGHYLHADESTCLDIDECQERNGECSHICNNIVGGYFCSCPIGYELSQDERTCVDVDECANDNGGCDYTTCINTLGSFRCECLPGHVPRNGSCRPSDPCQDEHNGGCEQICVAVNGTAVCLCEEGFQKGGIDSSECHDIDECEGEHSCDHICVNKPGSYECRCKEGFRMMNSTCVDVDECAAGICKGNKCTNMPGGYRCECETGYRFQDDTCVDIDECIERAPCNEKCINTLGSYYCTCPSGFQLQGNECVDINECEWHRDGCDQECINTVGSFICACRAGYALISRRQCQDVNECLNRNGGCTGECVNTAGSYYCTCSVDLVLAPDERTCVSPTSKCHAMEPPLHGEIRCPGHPSGASVYPQGAKCHVRCRGGFRLEGPHTRHCVSEGRWNGKEPICLREVVTDSLYNPNMPRPFVSCPQDMDVELPARQSTIRVTFPQPKSNMNWWRYVHASPPWAKQLQADLLAGTTIVTFTAWSPVSNYTSTCRIVIRVRDTENPKVTMCPTSFEVRLSPGERNRLIFWQEPTFTDNVAVEHVYKTRGPGHVMYPGVHSVRYVASDAAGNRAECHFSIHVRESEEDHNSEPRFYRRKMLMCPGRPPQPVPSSSYGWQIPSGCYLRYTRIFSGAYQRHPERWQNGYQDVDASYRQLPPIQQTQSRPDINVPYNNDNYRHPGRQHQPWQGQEQQLFQRQYRQRATRTDHVVSPPTHYGTGRVETRILPPRHECCT from the exons ATGAACGGTTTGACAGTTTGTTTGGTACTCCTCTCGACGATGCCGG GAATTCTCGGTAACTGTCCCGCGGTACAGCCACCGCAAGGAGGGATAGTGAGGGAGAAGATTCTTCAGAACGGTACTCTGCAAGTTATATACTCGTGCGAGCCGAGCCGTAGACTCAAGGGTCACAAGGTGATGACTTGCACCAGCGACGGTTGGGATCACCCTATTCCGAAATGCGTGCCTCGCG ATAACAAAGTATTTCGACATTTCCCCAACGATTTCTATCTCGGCGATCAACCGATCGTTTCGGACGGTAGCGAGCTGCAAACTGCGGACGAATATCTAAAGGCGTCGAATAAgacaaatgaattaaaaaagcgCAAAAAAACGAAGGACggtaagaagagaaagaaaaaaaggaagaagccAGCGCGCGAAAAATCCTTGTCAAAATCACCTACCTCGAGAAGGCTGAATGAAACTGTGGTGTCTCAACTGGATATCAGCTGTTTCGCGAAGGCCCTCGGAAAGAGACTTATTAAGGCTCCTACGATCGAACACGCTTATCTCGCCAAGTACGCCAG AAGGAAGAACGTACTGCCGCCGTACAATCGATACCTCGTTGCGGTTTACGAGTGCGCGGATGGTTACATGTTGGTGGATTCGACGACGGATAGGCTTTTTTGCAGTAACGGTACTTGGCTCGGACGTCGTCCAAAATGCGTGAGAGAAAGTC AACTGTCGATCGGAAAGGTGAAACGTTGCGATCAGGGTACAGGTGAATGTGAACACGTGTGCGAGGATACGCCAACCGGTATAAAATGTTCCTGTTTCGATGGCTTTCGAGCTAAAGGATCCTCCTGTATAG ACATCGACGAGTGTGCGGAAGGTATAACGAAATGCGCGGATATCTGTCGGAACGAACCTGGTTCCTACTCCTGCGACTGTCACCGTGGTTTTCAGCTGGGAACCGACGGTCATTCTTGCCAAG ATATCAACGAGTGCCTCTCGAACAATGGACACGGGCCTTGCCAAGGCAGTTGTCGCAATCTCATAGACGGCTACGAGTGCAGCTGCGCTGACATTCCTGGATACAAATTAGCTGCCGACAATCACACTTGCGAGGACATTGACGAATGCGCACTGAATAACGCAAACTGCTCTCACCTGTGCCTGAACACACCTGGAAGTGTTTTCTGTCTCTGCCCGGATGGCTTCTACCTAACTAACGATTGGAAGACTTGTCAAG acATTGATGAATGCAAAACGACACCGATGATTTGTACAGAGGATACTGCGTGCGAGAATACAGTGGGATCTTACAAGTGCATAAGTAGAGTACATCCAAACATGGTAACaaagatccttcgagaagaaGATTACGATAACAAGAGCGAAGACGACAACGAGGATGACAGTGACGACGACAATGATTACGGAGAGGAGATTACCGAAGTTCCGCAGAATCCGCACAAATGCGAGGACGGCTTCGAGaggaatgaaaattttgagtGCGTCG ACATAAACGAGTGCGACGAGAATGAATCGCACGGCTGTCAACACGAGTGCGTGAACGAGCCGGGCCGCTATCGTTGCATCTGTCATGATGGTTACAGCCTCGCGGAGGACGGTGCGACGTGTAAGGACGTGGACGAGTGCATGGACAGGTCTCGACACCTGTGTTCTCACATCTGTCTTAATATCATCGGCGCGTACACGTGCGAGTGTCCTCCTGGATTCGCCCTAATGAAGGACAATGCGACCTGCGAGGAACAGAGAAACTGCACCAGCTTGAAGAATCTTTGCTCTCACATCTGCGAGGATACCGAGGACGGGCCGCGATGCGTCTGCCCGATCGGATATCAGCTGTTGGACGATCGATCGACTTGCTCGGACGTCGACGAATGTCTGGAGAACGAGCACGATTGCTCGCACGAATGCGTTAATATCCCCGGCAGTTATCATTGCGCTTGTCCGCGAGATATGAAGATTCTCGAGGACGGTCTCACGTGCGGGGATTTTACGTGTTCTCGAGGACTTAGACGAAACGAGGACGATGGTGAGTGTGAAGACATCGACGAATGTCTCGAGGGCGATCACGAGTGTTCGCATTTGTGCCACAACGAGTACGCGTCCTATCATTGCTCGTGTCCTTCCAGATGGATTCTGGAGGACGATGGTCTCACTTGCACGAGGATCGATCCTTGCTTCAATTCCTCGTGCTCGCATTCGTGCGTAACGATAGATACGAGTTATAGATGCGAGTGTCCCGCGGGTTACTCTTTGGACGTGGACGGCAACACGTGTAAGGATGAGGACGAGTGCGAAAACGAGACGGCGAACGATTGCAGTCACGATTGTAAGAATCTCGAGGGATCTTACTCATGTTCCTGTCCGACAGGATTCGAACTTGGAGAGGATAATCGTACATGTATCGCCGTCATCCAGGATGAGTGTACAGAGtctcaagaaaataataattgcaccTGTCCTACGGGATATTCGCGTAAAGAACGCATCTGCGAGGATATCGACGAGTGCCAGGACGaaaatgtaatacataaaTGTTCCCACGATTGTATTAATACTAAGGGCTCTTATTTGTGCGAGTGTCCTTCCGGTTGGCGTCTGCAGGAAGATTCTAGAACCTGCGAACAACTGTCGGACGATCCTTGCGCCCAGGATCATGGTTGCTCACACACGTGCGAGCAGAATGACGGGCGGATTCGTTGTAGTTGTCCGGAAGGACACGAGTTACGGGACGACGAGAAGACTTGCCGAGATATAGACGAATGCTCCGACCGATCTCACACGTGCAGTCACACTTGTATTAATACCGAAGGAGCTTATCGTTGCGAGTGTCCTTCgggatttcaattaaataacgaTGAAAGAAACTGCGAGGACATCGACGAGTGTTTGTTCGAGGATACAGGCTGCTCGCACGGATGCTTGAACACAAATGCCACTTTCAGCTGTACTTGTCCCGAGGGATACGAGTTGCTGGACGACGGCAGGATCTGCGAGGACATCAACGAGTGTATCCAGAATAACGGAGGGTGTTCGCATCTGTGCGCGAACACAGATGGAGGCGTCGAATGTGCGTGTCCTGACAACTACAAACTATTGAAGGACGACGGCAAGACGTGCGTCGAGATAAACGCGTGTTGGATCGACAACGGAGGATGCTCGCATTTCTGTCAACACGAGAACGGTCGGGCATCCTGCTCCTGTCCGCTCGGAATGATTTTATCGGAGGACGAAGCGACATGCGCGTACGAGAACGAGTGtctgaataaaaataacggCGGTTGTTCCCATCTGTGTTATTACGAGGATGGAAATGTCACTTGCGCCTGTCCATCCGGTATGATCCTCGCGGAGGATCAAAAGATTTGCGTACGAGAAGATGGATGTAAGATCGACAACGGCGGCTGTTCTCACTCGTGTCACGATCACGAGGACGGTAATGTGACATGTTCGTGTCCCGAGGAAATGATCTTGTCGGAGGACGATGACACTCTCTGCGTTCCCAGAAACCTATGCTCGATTGATAACGGCGGATGCTCGGACATTTGCGTGTTCGCGGAGGGCTCGATCGTCTGCGAGTGTCCTGACGGTTATCGTCTGTCATCGCCAGACAATGCGACTTGCGCGGACATCGACGAGTGTCTGGAACTGCGTGACAATTGTACTCATCAATGCGTGAACGCACCCGGCAGCTTCGATTGTTTCTGCAACGTCGGTTTCACGCATAATCTTCAGGATCCAACTCTCTGCGACGATATCAACGAATGCGAGATCGAGAACGCGGGATGTTCGCATTCGTGCGTGAATCTCGTAGGTTCCTTCGAGTGTCTGTGTCCAGCTGAATATATTCTGGAGCAAAATAATAGAACGTGCATTTTGATGGACGGTTGCAAGCGCGACAACGGCAACTGCTCTCATTATTGTCATCAGGAAGAAGATCCCGACAAAGTTGCAAACTCGAGCATAAGTTGCTCTTGCCCGCCCGGCTTCCGCCTGAAACATGATTTCAGAAGCTGCGAGGACATGGACGAATGCGAGGAGTTTGAGAACGACGTGGAATCGAGCTGCTCTCACACGTGCGTAAACACCGAGGGCGGTTATCGTTGCGAGTGTCCCGCCGGTTATATCCTCATGTCGGACGATGGGAAAAAATGCGTGGACGTGGACGAATGTCTGACCGATCGTCACAATTGCACCCACGAATGCGTAAACCTATTGGGAGGCTATACCTGCGCCTGTCACGAGGGACATTACTTGCACGCCGATGAATCCACCTGCCTGGACATCGACGAGTGTCAAGAGCGAAACGGCGAGTGTTCCCACATTTGCAACAACATTGTTGGCGGCTACTTCTGTTCCTGTCCGATCGGCTACGAGCTGTCCCAGGACGAGAGAACCTGTGTCGACGTCGACGAATGCGCGAACGATAACGGCGGTTGTGATTATACGACGTGCATCAACACCCTGGGATCCTTTCGCTGCGAATGCTTGCCAGGTCACGTACCGCGAAACGGATCCTGTCGACCGTCCGATCCTTGCCAGGACGAACATAACGGCGGCTGCGAACAGATTTGCGTGGCGGTGAACGGTACCGCGGTGTGCTTGTGCGAGGAAGGTTTTCAAAAGGGCGGGATTGATAGTTCCGAGTGTCATGACATCGACGAATGCGAGGGAGAGCACAGCTGCGATCATATCTGCGTCAATAAACCTGGCTCTTACGAGTGCAGATGTAAGGAAGGATTCCGGATGATGAATTCTACTTGCGTCG ACGTCGACGAATGCGCGGCTGGTATCTGCAAGGGCAACAAATGCACCAACATGCCGGGCGGTTATCGTTGCGAGTGCGAGACGGGATATCGATTCCAGGACGATACCTGTGTAG ACATCGACGAGTGCATCGAAAGGGCACCTTGCAACGAGAAATGCATCAATACACTCGGTTCGTATTATTGTACGTGCCCTTCCGGATTTCAACTCCAAGGGAACGAGTGCGTAG aTATCAACGAATGCGAATGGCATCGCGATGGATGCGATCAAGAATGCATTAATACCGTGGGATCTTTTATTTGCGCTTGCCGAGCCGGATACGCGTTAATTTCGAG GAGGCAATGTCAAGATGTGAACGAATGTCTAAACCGAAACGGTGGTTGCACCGGCGAGTGCGTCAATACCGCCGGAAGTTACTATTGCACTTGCAGTGTGGATTTAGTGTTGGCACCCGACGAGAGAACTTGCGTCTCGCCGACATCGAAATGTCACGCCATGGAGCCACCTTTACACGGAGAG ATTAGATGTCCCGGTCACCCTTCCGGAGCATCCGTCTATCCGCAGGGTGCCAAGTGTCACGTTCGATGTCGGGGAGGATTCCGATTGGAAGGGCCGCACACGAGACACTGCGTTAGCGAGGGTCGATGGAACGGGAAGGAGCCTATCTGTCTACGTGAAGTTGTGACAGACTCCCTTTATAATCCAA ACATGCCACGACCGTTCGTGAGTTGCCCCCAGGACATGGATGTCGAACTGCCAGCTAGGCAAAGCACTATACGAGTAACTTTCCCGCAACCGAAGTCCAACATGAACTGGTGGAG atACGTACATGCCTCACCCCCGTGGGCAAAGCAATTGCAAGCGGATCTGCTGGCGGGTACGACGATCGTTACCTTTACGGCGTGGTCGCCGGTCTCTAATTACACCAGCACCTGTAGAATTGTGATAAGAGTACGCG ataCGGAAAATCCCAAGGTTACAATGTGTCCCACGTCCTTCGAAGTCAGATTGAGTCCGGGAGAACGAAACCGTTTGATATTCTGGCAAGAACCGACGTTTACCGACAATGTCGCAGTGGAGCACGTTTATAAGACGAGG GGTCCCGGACACGTGATGTATCCTGGCGTTCACAGCGTGCGCTACGTCGCCTCGGATGCAGCCGGAAATCGAGCCGAATGCCATTTCTCGATACACGTGAGAG AATCCGAGGAGGATCATAATTCTGAG CCGAGATTCTACAGAAGAAAGATGCTGATGTGTCCCGGCAGACCGCCCCAGCCCGTGCCGAGCTCCTCTTACGGC TGGCAAATACCGAGCGGTTGTTATCTGAGATACACAAGAATCTTCTCGGGGGCTTATCAACGGCATCCGGAACGTTGGCAGAACGGTTATCAGGATGTTGACGCTTCTTATCGCCAACTTCCGCCCATCCAGCAGACGCAGAGTCGCCCAGACATTAACGTTCCGTACAACAATGATAATT ATCGACACCCCGGGCGACAGCATCAGCCCTGGCAAGGGCAGGAGCAGCAGCTGTTTCAGCGGCAATATCGGCAACGCGCCACGAGGACCGATCACGTAGTTTCGCCACCGACTCATTACGGTACGGGCCGCGTCGAGACGAGAATATTGCCGCCGCGGCATGAATGTTGCACGTAA